A part of Paenibacillus donghaensis genomic DNA contains:
- a CDS encoding FUSC family protein produces the protein MNEGLQDRLEKYGLSLYMIRITLAASLSWIAVHSLYGDGYLYFAPLAAILITQSTVKASFEKGIYRMIGIILGGVVSLVVGQFLDVGALSILLILLIGIGVATACRINIQAVSQVGVTSVLALTFYQDHYVMWRVAETLIGVLIALAINMIVVPPKGFIKVKSLVLDGSLLLADALRALVPGSRDAAQAKETLAKAGARLSRSVQQQKEMHFTVAHVQCRGQLSRLSITTGHMKVVQTYVQDIHTEMKLLPRHHAASDWMAEVLQATADCIGHYATSAFGGADNQQPLADALRKARALQQQSFADLQGNCSLNSIRDLGAVFSHLNRVLDEIERAEYAATQIVPRPVAAEAARALFFLKKGLSHKL, from the coding sequence ATGAACGAGGGGTTACAAGACCGCCTTGAAAAATATGGATTATCCCTGTATATGATACGAATTACACTGGCTGCTTCGTTATCCTGGATTGCAGTCCACAGCCTGTATGGTGACGGTTATTTGTATTTCGCGCCACTGGCGGCGATTCTGATTACCCAGAGCACGGTCAAGGCCTCCTTCGAGAAAGGCATCTACCGCATGATCGGCATCATTTTGGGCGGTGTGGTCAGCCTGGTCGTTGGCCAGTTCCTTGATGTGGGCGCTCTTTCGATTCTACTGATTCTGCTGATCGGCATCGGGGTGGCCACAGCCTGCCGGATTAATATCCAGGCCGTGTCCCAGGTTGGCGTCACTTCCGTGCTTGCCCTCACCTTCTACCAGGACCACTATGTCATGTGGCGGGTCGCGGAAACCTTGATCGGCGTGCTGATCGCATTGGCTATAAATATGATTGTGGTTCCGCCAAAGGGCTTCATCAAAGTCAAAAGCCTCGTGCTGGATGGAAGCCTGCTGCTGGCGGATGCGCTGCGTGCCTTGGTACCCGGCAGCCGGGACGCTGCGCAGGCCAAAGAGACACTCGCGAAGGCCGGAGCTCGGCTCTCGCGCAGTGTGCAGCAGCAGAAGGAAATGCATTTCACGGTAGCCCATGTGCAGTGCCGGGGCCAGCTAAGCCGCCTCTCCATTACTACAGGCCATATGAAGGTCGTTCAGACCTACGTTCAGGACATTCACACCGAGATGAAGCTTCTGCCCAGACATCATGCCGCATCGGACTGGATGGCTGAGGTTCTGCAGGCAACCGCCGACTGTATCGGTCATTATGCAACATCAGCCTTCGGCGGTGCGGATAACCAACAGCCGCTGGCTGATGCCCTGCGCAAGGCCCGCGCTCTGCAGCAGCAGAGCTTCGCAGATCTTCAGGGGAACTGCTCTTTGAATTCGATCCGCGATCTCGGCGCAGTCTTCTCTCATCTCAATCGGGTGCTGGACGAAATCGAACGCGCCGAATACGCCGCCACCCAGATTGTGCCGCGGCCGGTCGCAGCGGAAGCTGCGCGCGCCCTCTTTTTCCTCAAGAAGGGTCTGTCCCATAAGCTGTAG
- a CDS encoding DUF342 domain-containing protein, protein MPQPVSEEYLNELIDQLKIDDDASSPDAASPMPDGPSTDDSANGMIVIQNNQIFITSPLSGGKPAVITAIAPVTLKIDQQPVLEPAAVTSVSRLSWAIEEPPQYSISVSEDKLQAFFTLHHKDRFAWRLVDCPAGSHVSVQAEQDSGSLISTLTLEQVIADFEKTSISHTLNIPALYAELSSPTHQPVCIAMGKAPVPGADARLELFFAETVENAFCEIEGSVDYRNHLRIPSAQRGDVIARKHPPEAGLPGYDVFGGILPAAPPTDIKVVAKDHTLLLPSNEITALREGRPRITGNHVKYFDISTAYVIPGNVNIKTGNIVFSGDIIVHNDVEDNMILESLGNIYIYGNVYNSTITATGSILVRGNVVNSQLYSGYFGVLYNRLYTISKLLLEDSRLLREAARVLTETLESQRRTVKYGQVILLLLESKFNMIPGLIHDLLNVLSNIRNTYHQDTDQLKQLLEVFLRPTQHIDFFQDSVLSAFLKLLKDLYSGVARMQEVKVQIDIPQCNNSTLKSNGDIYIHKEGILQSSLFSSGDISFAGEDAVCRGSSLEAAGTITAQTVGGKSSAPSALKAGEQISVRRMYEGRVTVGRYSEEIIVPVENTVFTVQSMRRV, encoded by the coding sequence ATGCCACAGCCCGTCTCGGAAGAGTATTTAAATGAACTCATTGACCAGCTTAAGATCGACGACGACGCTTCCAGCCCTGATGCCGCTTCCCCTATGCCGGACGGCCCCTCTACCGATGATTCCGCCAATGGGATGATCGTCATTCAGAACAACCAAATCTTCATCACCTCCCCCCTATCCGGCGGCAAGCCGGCTGTCATTACCGCCATTGCGCCTGTGACCCTGAAGATCGACCAGCAGCCTGTCCTCGAACCTGCCGCAGTTACTTCTGTCAGCAGGCTCAGCTGGGCAATTGAAGAGCCGCCGCAATACAGCATTTCGGTCTCAGAGGATAAGTTGCAAGCCTTCTTCACCCTGCATCATAAGGACCGCTTCGCCTGGAGGCTGGTCGATTGCCCTGCGGGCAGCCATGTTTCCGTCCAGGCAGAACAGGATTCCGGGTCACTGATTTCCACGCTTACCCTCGAACAGGTAATCGCTGATTTCGAGAAAACCTCCATCTCTCATACTCTTAACATTCCTGCACTTTACGCGGAGCTGAGCAGCCCCACCCATCAGCCCGTTTGCATAGCCATGGGCAAGGCTCCTGTTCCTGGAGCGGATGCCAGACTGGAGCTGTTTTTTGCGGAAACGGTGGAGAACGCCTTCTGTGAAATCGAAGGTTCGGTCGACTACCGCAACCATCTGCGGATTCCCTCTGCCCAAAGAGGTGATGTGATCGCACGCAAGCACCCTCCTGAAGCGGGCCTCCCCGGGTATGATGTGTTTGGCGGGATTCTGCCTGCAGCCCCACCCACGGATATCAAGGTGGTTGCCAAAGATCACACCCTGCTGCTTCCCAGCAACGAGATTACAGCGCTTAGGGAAGGGAGACCCCGGATAACGGGTAATCATGTGAAATATTTCGACATTTCCACAGCTTATGTTATTCCCGGCAATGTGAACATCAAGACCGGCAATATTGTTTTTTCGGGCGATATCATTGTACATAACGATGTTGAGGATAATATGATCCTCGAATCGCTGGGCAACATCTATATCTATGGAAATGTCTATAACTCAACCATTACGGCTACAGGCAGTATCCTTGTACGCGGCAATGTCGTTAACAGCCAGCTGTATTCCGGGTATTTCGGGGTCCTGTACAACCGCCTCTATACAATCTCCAAGCTGCTGCTTGAGGATAGCCGTCTGTTGCGCGAGGCCGCACGTGTGCTGACGGAGACACTGGAGTCGCAGCGGCGGACGGTAAAGTACGGGCAGGTGATCCTGCTGCTGCTGGAAAGCAAATTCAATATGATTCCGGGTCTGATTCATGATCTGCTGAACGTGCTCTCCAATATCAGGAACACCTATCATCAGGACACTGACCAACTTAAGCAGCTGCTTGAGGTTTTTCTGCGGCCGACGCAGCATATCGATTTCTTCCAGGATTCCGTGCTTTCCGCCTTCCTGAAGCTGCTGAAGGATCTGTACAGCGGGGTTGCCCGCATGCAGGAGGTCAAGGTGCAGATTGATATCCCGCAGTGCAATAACAGCACGCTTAAGTCAAACGGGGATATCTATATTCACAAGGAAGGCATTCTGCAGAGCAGCCTGTTCTCCTCAGGCGACATTTCGTTCGCGGGGGAAGATGCGGTCTGCCGCGGCTCCAGCCTGGAAGCTGCCGGAACCATAACGGCGCAGACTGTAGGCGGCAAGTCGAGTGCCCCCTCGGCACTGAAGGCCGGAGAGCAAATCTCCGTCCGCCGGATGTATGAAGGCCGGGTTACGGTGGGACGATATTCGGAGGAAATTATCGTGCCTGTCGAGAATACCGTATTTACCGTCCAGAGCATGCGGCGGGTGTAA
- a CDS encoding flavin reductase family protein, with amino-acid sequence MFIQTANQSVHDNYKLLIGSIVPRPIAFVTSINEQGVVNAAPFSFFNIVSDDPAMVMFSCVRKPDGEMKDTARNIMHTKEYVVHVVDEENVAAVNHTSINAPAGVSELELAGLTPVAGQLVKVPRVLECRIAMECRLVQQLDLGHCDMIIGEVVGFHIAEELYENGRIDISRLKPVSRLAGASYAAVGRIFDMDRPVYRPESEG; translated from the coding sequence ATGTTTATTCAAACAGCCAACCAGTCCGTTCATGACAATTACAAGCTGCTTATTGGCAGCATTGTACCAAGGCCCATTGCGTTCGTGACTTCCATCAATGAGCAGGGGGTAGTCAATGCCGCTCCGTTCAGCTTCTTCAATATTGTCAGCGATGATCCGGCTATGGTGATGTTCTCCTGTGTGCGCAAGCCGGACGGTGAAATGAAAGATACAGCGCGTAACATTATGCATACTAAGGAATATGTCGTTCATGTTGTGGATGAGGAGAACGTAGCGGCGGTTAACCATACCTCGATTAACGCCCCTGCCGGGGTCAGTGAGCTGGAGCTGGCCGGATTAACGCCGGTTGCCGGGCAGCTGGTGAAGGTTCCGCGGGTTCTGGAATGCCGGATTGCCATGGAATGCCGCTTGGTGCAGCAGCTGGATCTGGGGCATTGCGATATGATCATCGGTGAGGTTGTCGGCTTCCACATTGCAGAGGAGCTGTATGAGAACGGCCGGATCGATATCAGCCGTCTGAAGCCGGTCAGTCGTCTGGCCGGGGCTTCATATGCGGCGGTTGGGCGGATTTTTGATATGGACAGACCGGTGTACCGGCCGGAAAGCGAAGGCTGA